One region of Asterias rubens chromosome 5, eAstRub1.3, whole genome shotgun sequence genomic DNA includes:
- the LOC117290928 gene encoding angiopoietin-related protein 7-like — MTVITAVLLLFLAFLTHQVWVECCDKKITARTNLYLFDNHALLKHVYQLKTASSSVICGRDCSFDSNCASFNYHTSSQVCELNNVTGDHSPTDFMQLQGSAYYDGTLRYSSCQMWYKAGHRDSGIYIIYHDLTGIQVYCDMETDGGGWIVIQRRQDGSVDFYRDWADYKTGFGNLTAEFWLGLDALRSLTTSGQWQLKVQIEDWEGEKAGLFMKCLLYQVTNTR, encoded by the coding sequence ATGACAGTCATCACAGCGGTCTTGCTTCTCTTTCTAGCGTTCTTGACACACCAAGTATGGGTCGAATGTTGTGATAAAAAAATCACCGCTCGAACTAATTTATACTTGTTTGACAACCACGCACTTCTGAAGCACGTTTACCAGTTGAAAACAGCATCTTCTTCTGTCATATGCGGGCGAGACTGCTCGTTTGATTCAAATTGTGCATCCTTTAATTATCACACAAGCAGCCAGGTTTGTGAGTTGAACAATGTCACCGGAGATCACAGCCCTACTGATTTCATGCAGTTGCAAGGAAGTGCCTACTATGATGGAACTTTACGTTACAGCAGTTGTCAGATGTGGTACAAAGCTGGACATCGTGACAGTGGCATCTACATCATTTATCATGATCTGACTGGTATTCAGgtctactgtgatatggagaccGATGGAGGAGGCTGGATCGTGATTCAGAGAAGACAAGATGGCTCTGTTGACTTTTACCGTGACTGGGCAGACTACAAAACCGGATTCGGCAATCTTACTGCTGAGTTTTGGTTGGGGCTTGATGCTCTACGTTCACTCACAACGTCAGGACAATGGCAACTAAAAGTACAAATCGAAGATTGGGAGGGTGAAAAAGCTGGGCTGTTTATGAAGTGTTTGCTGTATCAGGTGACAAATACACGCTGA
- the LOC117289868 gene encoding uncharacterized protein LOC117289868 — protein sequence MSIHVAHPSVRMKGTEVDWTPLHCMDSECSYTIKGPHLHCPFCTLETMFNDQLILKAHYRVKHVDKAIEFAGLKILRCCRMCDVHGIIHQFKHFKGAHWHCYHCHNGFNRRDEAMKHYKQHFRNPQTTLQIVVAQDVNQTMASYTSQVANSTSLESHLIVQSMEGRIDRVDTSPGYEENSGQQIECVGSDVPSQSTDNGEETIVLIEIPEGSEKEDTGPAACFSEHSGAINLTLLHEKERLEKQLQEERRKWNKTEQKMKDTIERLRAKVKYFSNTNTALKQQLTAMHSSSLKRLTNGTVQQSMLQELVQHLSEEHTQLLHHHLAQLRLYAELGELSKTVSSEEESVSTADGDLVPADLGSIQSQNIQGIMMMPTDSVSTLENMEQTVVMTITSENDLVESQVEGNIQTKDSLSELQNDVQMLSNDDKVSYELSASGLSSTGNTCDSANTPQEFDKHKRLKLILSDGTAAKIFSTASLDKRSFEDDVPSGEPPLKRGRTRIFKVN from the exons ATGTCTATCCATGTG GCACACCCGTCGGTGCGTATGAAAGGCACTGAAGTTGACTGGACCCCACTGCATTGCATGGATAGTGAATGTTCCTATACGATAAAGGGACCCCATCTTCATTGTCCGTTCTGCACGTTGGAGACCATGTTTAATGACCAGCTCATTCTCAAGGCTCACTACAGGGTCAAGCATGTTGATAAGGCAATCGAGTTTGCTG GGTTGAAAATCTTGCGGTGCTGTCGGATGTGTGATGTCCACGGAATCATCCATCAGTTCAAACACTTCAAGGGTGCCCACTGGCATTGCTACCACTGTCATAATGGGTTCAATAGACGAGATGAGGCTATGAAGCATTATAAACAACACTTCCGCAACCCACAGACCACGCTACAAATTGTTGTTGCTCAG GATGTGAACCAAACGATGGCATCCTACACCAGCCAAGTTGCAAACAGCACTAGCCTGGAGTCGCACCTCATTGTACAGTCTATGGAGGGAAGAATAGATAGGGTTGACACATCCCCAGGCTATGAGGAAAACAGTGGGCAACAAATTGAGTGTGTGGGAAGTGATGTTCCTAGTCAGAGCACTGACAATGGAGAGG AAACAATAGTGCTGATTGAGATCCCCGAAGGGTCTGAGAAAGAAGATACAGGTCCAGCTGCCTGCTTCTCAGAGCACAGTGGCGCCATCAATCTCACACTCTTGCATGAGAAGGAACGGCTTGAGAAACAACTACAAGAGGAGAGGAGAAAGTGGAATAAGACAGAGCAGAAGATGAAGGACACTATAGAGAGATTGAGGGCTAAG GTCAAATATTTCTCCAACACAAACACAGCCTTAAAACAGCAGCTGACTGCTATGCACTCTTCCAGTTTGAAGCGTCTAACAAATGGCACAGTTCAACAGTCCATGCTGCAGGAGCTGGTGCAGCATCTATCAGAGGAGCACACACAACTACTTCACCACCATCTGGCACAGCTGAGACTTTATGCTGAATTGGGAGAGCTTTCCAAGACAGTGTCAAGTGAGGAAGAGTCAGTCTCAACGGCAGATGGGGATCTGGTACCAGCAGATCTTGGCAGTATCCAATCTCAAAACATTCAAGGTATTATGATGATGCCTACAGACTCTGTTAGCACCCTGGAAAACATGGAGCAGACAGTTGTCATGACTATCACATCAGAGAATGACTTGGTTGAGAGCCAAGTAGAGGGGAACATCCAGACCAAAGACTCGCTCTCTGAGCTTCAGAATGATGTCCAGATGCTCTCCAATGATGACAAGGTGTCGTACGAACTTTCAGCCAGTGGTTTGTCATCGACTGGCAATACATGCGATTCTGCAAATACTCCACAAGAGTTTGACAAGCACAAGAGATTGAAATTGATTTTATCAGATGGCACGGCAGCCAAAATATTCAGTACAGCCAGCTTGGACAAACGGTCTTTTGAGGATGACGTTCCAAGTGGTGAACCTCCTCTTAAGAGAGGCAGGACTAGAATTTTTAAGGTGAATTGA
- the LOC117290655 gene encoding internal alternative NAD(P)H-ubiquinone oxidoreductase A1, mitochondrial-like codes for MFVFAFPRKITQGLFCHRHLSSPLPKIIQQISVCHGSSAANVKRKKLVILGTGWASYSVLKSVNKKLYDVIVVSPRNHFLFTPLLASTTVGTLEFRSIIEPIRNTGFRQTDHFHLSEAVGIDVGKKELYCQSVLKPELTYNIEYDKLVIGVGAVSNTFGVPGVSEHAFFLKEVQDARAIRNRILNNFELALHPSISKEERRRLLHIIIVGGGPTGVEFGAELYDFVREDVSRLYKEEQNLIRVSLIEGRQILSSFTPKQQEYATSKISSRSQMELIKANVTNVREDGVTLSDGKKLPCGLVVWSTGLSPRSFVKNLPFSRNTQGQLLTNGYLNVLDDDSKSIYAIGDCAEIVGNSLPCTAQVAERQGRYLAKSLSTDGKGSEFKHENMGMLAYVGGYKGLTNTPVVKGQGFNSWLLWRSAYLTRLGSWRLRMQVPIDWTKTLLFGRDISRF; via the exons atgtttgtgtttgCCTTCCCCCGCAAGATAACCCAGGGCTTATTCTGCCATCGGCATCTATCATCCCCACTACCCAAGATCATTCAACAAATTAGTGTTTGTCATGGTTCGTCAGCAGCAAATGTGAAGAGAAAGAAACTTGTGATATTAGGGACAGGATGGGCCAGCTACAGTGTCCTAAAAAGTGTCAATAAAAAACTTTATGACGTCATTGTCGTAAGTCCGCGTaatcattttttgttcacaccATTACTGGCCAGTACAACTGTTGGGACGCTGGAGTTCAG GAGCATCATTGAACCCATTCGAAACACAGGTTTTAGACAGACGGATCACTTCCATTTGAGTGAAGCCGTTGGGATCGATGTGGGAAAAAAG GAACTTTACTGTCAGAGTGTGCTGAAACCTGAATTGACATACAACATTGAATATGACAAGTTGGTCATTGGAGTAGGAGCTGTCAGTAATACATTTGGCGTTCCAGGCGTCTCAGAACATGCTTTCTTCCTCAag GAGGTACAAGATGCCCGCGCTATACGAAACCGCATCCTCAATAACTTCGAGTTGGCACTGCATCCGAGCATCTCCAAAGAGGAGAGAAGACGACTTCTTCACATTATCATTGTAGGAGGTGGGCCAACAGGGGTGGAGTTTGGGGCTGAACTGTATGACTTTGTCAGGGAG GATGTCTCCCGTCTTTATAAGGAGGAGCAAAACCTAATCCGTGTCTCACTCATTGAGGGGAGGCAGATCCTCTCCTCCTTCACTCCTAAGCAACAAGAGTACGCCACCTCTAAGATCAGCTCCCGATCACAGATGGAGTTGATCAAGGCTAACGTGACCAATGTTAGAGAGGATGGAGTCACCCTCAGCGATGGCAAGAAACTCCCTTGTGGATTAGTGGTATGGTCCACTGGACTTTCTCCCAG GTCATTTGTGAAGAACCTTCCCTTCTCCAGAAATACGCAGGGTCAGTTATTGACCAATGGCTACCTGAACGTGCTAGATGATGACAGTAAAAGCATCTATGCCATCGGTGACTGTGCGGAAATTGTCGGCAATAGTCTGCCATGCACTGCTCAG GTTGCAGAGAGGCAAGGTAGATATCTCGCCAAGAGCCTTAGTACTGATGGGAAGGGGTCAGAGTTCAAGCACGAGAATATGGGCATGCTGGCCTATGTAGGTGGCTACAAGGGTCTGACTAATACACCAGTAGTTAAGGGACAAG GGTTCAACTCTTGGTTGCTATGGCGATCAGCTTACCTCACACGATTGGGTAGCTGGCGATTACGTATGCAGGTTCCCATTGATTGGACAAAGACACTGCTCTTCGGTCGAGACATTTCAAGATTCTAA